One genomic window of Hyperolius riggenbachi isolate aHypRig1 chromosome 7, aHypRig1.pri, whole genome shotgun sequence includes the following:
- the ECI1 gene encoding enoyl-CoA delta isomerase 1, mitochondrial isoform X1 produces the protein MAALAVLRRAAAARLLSGYGHRSILASWNHHRSNRHFSNDKILVEMDESSGVAVMKMKNPPVNSLSLEFLTEFCITLEKLEMDRGCRGLILTSASPKIFSAGLDITEMCGKSNEHYAAFWRAVQEMWLKLYSSNMVTIAAINGSSPAGGCLMALTCDYRIMADNPKFAIGLNETQLGIVAPFWFKDTMVNIVGYRVAERSLQLGQMYSSPDALKNGLVDQLVPEDKVLSTAAAAMAQWFSVPDHARQITKSMMRKDTIDRLVKYREADIDNFVKFISKESIQKSLQAYMDRLKQRKQ, from the exons GGTATGGTCATAGAAGTATTCTAGCATCATGGAATCACCATCGAAGCAACAGGCACTTCAGTAATGATAAGATCCTGGTGGAGATGGATGAGTCTTCTG GGGTGGCTGTCATGAAAATGAAAAATCCTCCAGTGAACAGCCTCAGCCTGGAGTTCCTGACAGAATTCTGTATCACCTTGGAGAAGCTGGAGATGGACCGAGGCTGCCGGGGCCTTATCCTGACTTCT GCCTCCCCTAAGATCTTCTCTGCTGGGCTGGACATTACAGAGATGTGTGGAAAGAGCAATGAACACTATGCAGCTTTCTGGAGAGCTGTACAGGAAATGTGGCTGAAACTGTACAGCTCCAACATGGTGACAATCGCAGCCATCAAT GGTTCAAGCCCCGCTGGCGGGTGCCTGATGGCCTTGACGTGTGACTACCGGATCATGGCGGACAACCCAAAATTTGCTATTGGCCTCAATGAGACCCAGCTGGGCATAGTGGCACCCTTCTG GTTCAAAGACACCATGGTAAACATTGTTGGGTATCGTGTGGCAGAACGGTCCCTCCAGCTGGGGCAAATGTATTCATCCCCTGATGCCCTTAAAAATGGTCTTGTGGATCAGCTAGTTCCAGAGGACAAGGTACTGAgcacagcagctgcagccatGGCCCAGTGGTTTTCTGTTCCAG ATCATGCTCGGCAGATCACCAAGTCGATGATGCGTAAGGACACTATAGACAGACTAGTCAAATACCGTGAAGCTGATATCGACAATTTTGTCAAATTCATCTCGAAGGAGTCCATCCAGAAGTCCCTGCAGGCCTATATGGACAGATTGAAGCAGAGGAAACAGTAA
- the ECI1 gene encoding enoyl-CoA delta isomerase 1, mitochondrial isoform X2, whose product MGNCKSIICRYGHRSILASWNHHRSNRHFSNDKILVEMDESSGVAVMKMKNPPVNSLSLEFLTEFCITLEKLEMDRGCRGLILTSASPKIFSAGLDITEMCGKSNEHYAAFWRAVQEMWLKLYSSNMVTIAAINGSSPAGGCLMALTCDYRIMADNPKFAIGLNETQLGIVAPFWFKDTMVNIVGYRVAERSLQLGQMYSSPDALKNGLVDQLVPEDKVLSTAAAAMAQWFSVPDHARQITKSMMRKDTIDRLVKYREADIDNFVKFISKESIQKSLQAYMDRLKQRKQ is encoded by the exons GGTATGGTCATAGAAGTATTCTAGCATCATGGAATCACCATCGAAGCAACAGGCACTTCAGTAATGATAAGATCCTGGTGGAGATGGATGAGTCTTCTG GGGTGGCTGTCATGAAAATGAAAAATCCTCCAGTGAACAGCCTCAGCCTGGAGTTCCTGACAGAATTCTGTATCACCTTGGAGAAGCTGGAGATGGACCGAGGCTGCCGGGGCCTTATCCTGACTTCT GCCTCCCCTAAGATCTTCTCTGCTGGGCTGGACATTACAGAGATGTGTGGAAAGAGCAATGAACACTATGCAGCTTTCTGGAGAGCTGTACAGGAAATGTGGCTGAAACTGTACAGCTCCAACATGGTGACAATCGCAGCCATCAAT GGTTCAAGCCCCGCTGGCGGGTGCCTGATGGCCTTGACGTGTGACTACCGGATCATGGCGGACAACCCAAAATTTGCTATTGGCCTCAATGAGACCCAGCTGGGCATAGTGGCACCCTTCTG GTTCAAAGACACCATGGTAAACATTGTTGGGTATCGTGTGGCAGAACGGTCCCTCCAGCTGGGGCAAATGTATTCATCCCCTGATGCCCTTAAAAATGGTCTTGTGGATCAGCTAGTTCCAGAGGACAAGGTACTGAgcacagcagctgcagccatGGCCCAGTGGTTTTCTGTTCCAG ATCATGCTCGGCAGATCACCAAGTCGATGATGCGTAAGGACACTATAGACAGACTAGTCAAATACCGTGAAGCTGATATCGACAATTTTGTCAAATTCATCTCGAAGGAGTCCATCCAGAAGTCCCTGCAGGCCTATATGGACAGATTGAAGCAGAGGAAACAGTAA
- the ECI1 gene encoding enoyl-CoA delta isomerase 1, mitochondrial isoform X3 → MLQARNYTGYGHRSILASWNHHRSNRHFSNDKILVEMDESSGVAVMKMKNPPVNSLSLEFLTEFCITLEKLEMDRGCRGLILTSASPKIFSAGLDITEMCGKSNEHYAAFWRAVQEMWLKLYSSNMVTIAAINGSSPAGGCLMALTCDYRIMADNPKFAIGLNETQLGIVAPFWFKDTMVNIVGYRVAERSLQLGQMYSSPDALKNGLVDQLVPEDKVLSTAAAAMAQWFSVPDHARQITKSMMRKDTIDRLVKYREADIDNFVKFISKESIQKSLQAYMDRLKQRKQ, encoded by the exons GGTATGGTCATAGAAGTATTCTAGCATCATGGAATCACCATCGAAGCAACAGGCACTTCAGTAATGATAAGATCCTGGTGGAGATGGATGAGTCTTCTG GGGTGGCTGTCATGAAAATGAAAAATCCTCCAGTGAACAGCCTCAGCCTGGAGTTCCTGACAGAATTCTGTATCACCTTGGAGAAGCTGGAGATGGACCGAGGCTGCCGGGGCCTTATCCTGACTTCT GCCTCCCCTAAGATCTTCTCTGCTGGGCTGGACATTACAGAGATGTGTGGAAAGAGCAATGAACACTATGCAGCTTTCTGGAGAGCTGTACAGGAAATGTGGCTGAAACTGTACAGCTCCAACATGGTGACAATCGCAGCCATCAAT GGTTCAAGCCCCGCTGGCGGGTGCCTGATGGCCTTGACGTGTGACTACCGGATCATGGCGGACAACCCAAAATTTGCTATTGGCCTCAATGAGACCCAGCTGGGCATAGTGGCACCCTTCTG GTTCAAAGACACCATGGTAAACATTGTTGGGTATCGTGTGGCAGAACGGTCCCTCCAGCTGGGGCAAATGTATTCATCCCCTGATGCCCTTAAAAATGGTCTTGTGGATCAGCTAGTTCCAGAGGACAAGGTACTGAgcacagcagctgcagccatGGCCCAGTGGTTTTCTGTTCCAG ATCATGCTCGGCAGATCACCAAGTCGATGATGCGTAAGGACACTATAGACAGACTAGTCAAATACCGTGAAGCTGATATCGACAATTTTGTCAAATTCATCTCGAAGGAGTCCATCCAGAAGTCCCTGCAGGCCTATATGGACAGATTGAAGCAGAGGAAACAGTAA